From a single Lactococcus allomyrinae genomic region:
- a CDS encoding histidine phosphatase family protein, producing MKNIYMMRHGETLFNVQGRTQGWCDSPLTEKGIADAKKAGIFMTNFPVSFDHFYTSTQERASDTLELVFPEVQYERLKGLKELNFGQFEGHPQYLEVRDKSTFFKQFGGESFEEVADRMLSALTEICQRDDTQNIFCVSHGASTWSLLIRLLGRRPVELGGIHNLEMIHFTYNEETKKLEFKEKISTI from the coding sequence GTGAAAAATATTTATATGATGCGCCATGGGGAAACTTTGTTTAATGTTCAAGGGAGAACTCAGGGTTGGTGCGATTCGCCACTGACAGAAAAAGGAATTGCTGATGCAAAAAAAGCAGGAATTTTTATGACAAATTTTCCTGTAAGTTTTGACCATTTTTACACATCAACGCAAGAACGTGCTTCTGACACATTGGAGTTAGTATTTCCAGAAGTTCAGTATGAACGTTTGAAAGGGCTGAAAGAGTTAAATTTTGGTCAGTTTGAAGGTCATCCGCAATACCTTGAGGTACGCGATAAAAGTACATTTTTCAAGCAATTCGGAGGAGAAAGTTTTGAAGAAGTTGCTGACAGAATGTTGTCAGCACTGACAGAAATTTGTCAGCGAGATGATACGCAAAATATATTTTGTGTCAGTCATGGTGCGAGTACGTGGTCTCTTCTGATTAGGCTGCTGGGTCGTCGTCCAGTAGAGCTTGGAGGAATTCACAATCTTGAAATGATTCATTTCACTTACAATGAAGAAACAAAAAAATTAGAATTTAAGGAGAAAATTTCAACAATATGA
- the pepT gene encoding peptidase T, whose protein sequence is MKYEKLLPRFIEYVKVNTRSDENSETTPSTQDLVAFAHKMGEEMKAIGVQGVHYLESNGYIVGTIPANTDKKVRKIGLLAHLDTADFNAEGVNPQILENYDGESVIKLGATEFTLDPKDFPNLKNYKGQTLVHTDGTTLLGSDDKSGVAEIMTLADYLINTNPDFEHGEIRIGFGPDEEIGVGADKFDVADFNVDFAYTVDGGPLGELQYETFSAAGAVIEFQGKNVHPGTAKNTMINALQLAIDFHNALPENERPEKTEGREGFFHLLKLDGTPEEARAQYIIRDHAEDKFNDRKALMQEIADKMNKEFGQNRVKPTIKDQYYNMAQVIEKDMSIIAIAKQAMENLDIVPIIEPIRGGTDGSKISFMGLPTPNLFAGGENMHGRFEFVSVQTMEKAVDTLLEIIRLNNEVVK, encoded by the coding sequence ATGAAATACGAAAAACTTTTACCACGGTTTATTGAATACGTGAAAGTGAACACACGTTCAGACGAAAACAGTGAGACAACGCCCTCAACACAAGACCTTGTCGCTTTTGCACACAAGATGGGCGAAGAGATGAAAGCGATTGGTGTTCAAGGTGTTCATTATCTGGAGTCAAATGGCTATATCGTAGGGACTATCCCAGCAAATACAGATAAAAAAGTACGTAAAATCGGACTTTTAGCTCATTTGGATACGGCTGATTTCAATGCTGAAGGTGTTAATCCACAAATTCTTGAAAATTATGATGGTGAATCCGTGATAAAGCTTGGAGCTACTGAGTTTACGCTTGATCCAAAAGATTTTCCAAACCTGAAAAACTATAAGGGGCAAACTTTAGTTCACACAGACGGAACAACACTTCTAGGTTCAGATGATAAATCTGGTGTTGCTGAAATCATGACTTTGGCTGATTATTTGATTAATACCAATCCAGATTTTGAACATGGGGAAATTCGTATTGGATTTGGACCTGATGAAGAGATTGGGGTTGGCGCAGATAAGTTTGACGTGGCAGACTTCAATGTCGATTTTGCTTATACTGTTGATGGTGGACCCCTTGGTGAACTTCAGTATGAAACATTCTCAGCAGCGGGTGCAGTGATTGAGTTTCAAGGGAAAAATGTTCACCCTGGTACAGCAAAAAATACGATGATTAATGCCCTGCAGCTTGCTATTGACTTCCATAATGCTCTGCCAGAAAACGAGCGCCCTGAAAAAACAGAAGGTCGTGAAGGTTTCTTCCATCTTTTGAAACTTGATGGTACACCAGAAGAAGCGCGTGCGCAATATATTATCCGTGACCATGCAGAAGACAAGTTCAATGATCGCAAAGCTTTAATGCAAGAAATTGCAGATAAAATGAACAAAGAGTTTGGACAAAATCGTGTTAAACCAACAATTAAAGACCAATATTACAACATGGCCCAAGTGATTGAGAAAGATATGTCAATCATTGCCATTGCGAAACAAGCAATGGAGAATCTTGATATTGTACCAATCATTGAACCTATCCGTGGCGGAACAGATGGTTCTAAAATCTCATTTATGGGATTGCCAACACCGAATCTTTTTGCTGGTGGCGAAAATATGCACGGTCGTTTTGAATTTGTTTCTGTCCAAACAATGGAAAAAGCAGTTGACACACTCCTTGAAATCATTCGTTTGAATAACGAAGTTGTAAAATAA
- a CDS encoding helix-turn-helix domain-containing protein — MEQTEVNERIKNFKAEMRRYRIPILKLSEEIGYPAALLSDILFLRKKPDITLLRKIEEALNGSIQDKEEGRTAKHRESGSILPLETLSQSYPSLSCAHPEILNELGGKIKSIRTRLNLSEVAFGVALFPVVSPRFIREIEENQFVPSLEHLIQIADLGEVTLDWLLRG, encoded by the coding sequence ATGGAACAAACAGAAGTTAATGAACGAATAAAGAATTTTAAAGCAGAAATGCGTCGTTATAGAATTCCTATCTTGAAACTTTCAGAAGAGATAGGTTATCCAGCAGCATTATTATCGGATATTTTATTCTTGAGAAAGAAACCAGATATTACGTTGTTAAGAAAGATAGAGGAAGCTTTGAATGGTTCCATTCAGGATAAGGAGGAGGGCAGGACGGCTAAACATAGAGAATCTGGCTCGATCTTACCTTTGGAAACGTTGAGCCAATCCTATCCTTCTTTAAGTTGCGCACATCCTGAGATTTTGAACGAACTGGGAGGGAAGATTAAGTCGATAAGAACTCGTCTTAATCTCTCAGAAGTTGCGTTTGGGGTGGCACTATTCCCCGTTGTTTCTCCTAGATTTATCAGAGAGATAGAGGAGAATCAATTTGTCCCTTCGTTGGAACACCTGATTCAGATTGCGGATTTGGGAGAGGTAACCTTAGATTGGTTGTTAAGAGGATAG
- a CDS encoding manganese-dependent inorganic pyrophosphatase — MSDKILVFGHQKPDTDAIGSSYGFSYLSNHRPNGALNTEVVALGTPNEETQFVLDYFGVEAPRVVNSAKEEGVDTVILTDHNEFQQSISDIADVTIFGVVDHHRVANFNTASPLFMTVEPVGSASSIVYRKFLEAGVEIPKEVAGLLLSGLISDTLLLKSPTTHVTDHKVAEELAKIAGVNLEEYGLAMLKAGTNLANKSAEELIDIDAKTFELNGSKVRIAQVNTVDIPEVLERLVDLKSAIKSAMEANGYDDFVFMITDIVNSNSEIVELGAHADKIEAAFHFTLEDDHAFLEGAVSRKKQVVPQLTESFNA; from the coding sequence ATGTCTGACAAAATTCTTGTTTTTGGTCATCAAAAACCTGATACTGATGCTATCGGTTCATCTTATGGTTTCTCATATTTGAGTAACCATCGTCCAAATGGCGCGCTTAACACTGAAGTTGTTGCTCTTGGTACGCCTAATGAGGAAACTCAGTTTGTTTTGGATTACTTTGGTGTTGAAGCGCCACGTGTGGTAAATTCAGCAAAGGAAGAAGGCGTGGATACAGTTATTTTGACTGACCATAATGAATTTCAACAGTCGATTTCTGACATTGCTGATGTAACGATTTTTGGTGTGGTTGACCATCATCGTGTTGCAAACTTTAATACAGCATCACCTTTGTTTATGACGGTTGAGCCTGTTGGTTCTGCATCATCTATTGTTTATCGTAAATTCCTTGAGGCTGGTGTTGAAATTCCTAAAGAGGTTGCTGGACTTTTGCTTTCAGGTTTGATCTCTGATACTTTGCTTTTGAAATCACCTACAACTCATGTAACAGACCATAAAGTTGCAGAAGAATTGGCGAAAATTGCTGGTGTTAATCTTGAAGAATATGGTCTTGCAATGCTTAAAGCTGGAACAAATCTTGCAAATAAATCTGCAGAAGAATTGATTGACATTGATGCGAAAACTTTTGAGTTAAATGGTTCTAAGGTTCGTATTGCGCAAGTGAACACTGTTGATATTCCTGAGGTTTTGGAACGTTTGGTTGACCTTAAATCAGCAATCAAATCAGCAATGGAAGCAAATGGTTATGATGACTTTGTTTTTATGATTACGGATATTGTAAATTCTAATTCAGAAATTGTGGAGTTGGGCGCTCATGCTGATAAGATTGAAGCTGCTTTCCACTTTACTTTAGAGGATGACCATGCCTTTCTTGAAGGTGCCGTGTCACGTAAGAAACAAGTAGTTCCTCAATTAACTGAAAGTTTTAATGCCTAA
- a CDS encoding ParM/StbA family protein has product MIDTYARSGRIEQKKTQRILEFALGRLALDYKEARTKPLVVRLVLGVPITDLHEESKTVQILKELMIGRHYIRVDGEELIIEIPSEDYILVIPQYMGTAFELAYDEGMHPVDTYANGRMGVLDIGGGTILINTSNRLNPAPMGAERFEGIQTLIKIIAGKINSTKLFTIEKLLREGSTSGTYIYRPNRNVADSKDISYIVKRSIEDYTRFTVAPLVTENFPDIEDVDFIIMTGGGANIVDKTALLDEIGQEYFNRLIFIEASELANVRGFYKYAFLIWNGSREVREPEKVEEVRTISSVSNTTEETHHPVYSEQLKQVQTKLNRLREEIEQEI; this is encoded by the coding sequence ATGATTGATACTTATGCTCGTTCGGGTCGGATTGAACAGAAAAAAACACAACGTATTTTAGAATTTGCTTTGGGACGTTTAGCTTTAGATTACAAAGAAGCACGTACTAAACCTCTTGTTGTTCGTCTCGTATTGGGTGTACCAATCACAGATTTGCATGAAGAAAGCAAGACCGTCCAAATTTTGAAAGAGCTGATGATTGGACGACACTATATTCGGGTCGATGGGGAGGAGCTAATCATTGAAATTCCTTCTGAGGACTACATCTTGGTTATTCCTCAATACATGGGAACTGCGTTTGAATTGGCTTATGATGAAGGAATGCATCCTGTAGATACCTACGCTAATGGACGTATGGGTGTTTTAGATATAGGTGGCGGAACCATACTGATTAATACATCAAATCGCTTAAATCCAGCACCAATGGGTGCTGAGCGCTTCGAGGGAATTCAGACATTGATTAAAATAATTGCTGGAAAAATTAATTCAACGAAGCTGTTTACGATTGAGAAACTCCTTCGTGAGGGAAGTACGAGTGGAACTTATATTTATCGCCCAAATCGTAATGTCGCTGATTCAAAAGACATCTCCTATATTGTAAAAAGATCAATAGAGGATTATACCCGATTTACTGTCGCCCCTTTGGTAACAGAGAATTTCCCTGATATTGAGGACGTTGACTTCATTATTATGACTGGAGGAGGGGCAAATATTGTGGATAAAACTGCTCTACTGGATGAGATTGGTCAAGAATACTTTAATCGTTTGATTTTTATTGAAGCTTCTGAGTTAGCGAATGTTCGAGGGTTTTATAAATATGCTTTTCTCATTTGGAATGGTTCAAGAGAGGTTCGAGAACCAGAAAAAGTGGAAGAAGTGAGAACAATTTCTAGCGTATCTAATACTACTGAAGAAACTCATCACCCAGTCTATTCTGAGCAATTAAAACAAGTACAAACGAAGTTAAATCGCTTAAGAGAAGAAATTGAACAAGAGATCTAG
- a CDS encoding ArsC/Spx/MgsR family protein: MIKVYHGTVGENSYKQTIAWLEKYKLEFESISKNELSEDIIKHILSLSDGGFDEIIVSAKKSMKPYKAARNYFHVKQLTTSDMIRFILNHTEFLRAPIIFDDKKVLVGYHKDDIRVFLPRIKV; encoded by the coding sequence ATGATCAAGGTTTATCATGGAACGGTGGGGGAAAACTCCTATAAGCAAACTATTGCTTGGTTGGAAAAATATAAACTTGAGTTTGAGAGTATTTCAAAGAATGAACTTTCAGAGGATATAATAAAGCATATATTATCACTTTCTGATGGAGGCTTTGATGAGATTATCGTCTCAGCTAAAAAGTCAATGAAGCCATATAAGGCAGCAAGAAATTATTTCCATGTTAAGCAGCTTACGACATCTGATATGATTCGTTTCATTCTAAATCATACGGAATTTTTGAGAGCACCTATTATATTTGATGATAAAAAAGTTTTGGTTGGTTACCATAAGGATGATATTAGAGTTTTTTTGCCACGTATCAAGGTATAA
- a CDS encoding DUF1803 domain-containing protein, with translation MIKIYNENRMTRRPFFKALIEYLAHHEETILRQIHKEFADVKNLDRQLDAFIESGLIVRADKRYYLGFHVFSDKDFTDRNLSALTESLSTRNVFTEPFFVETDSEIATNLDLSWKIQTLSNRTNKVKLNFASRYNLQTATLANYFYKVAEQLSLTDFEKEIYQIMGDVDLEYALKYMTTFLLKFMRKEVVKTKDDIFVQVLEKYEMIEKVGEHEYRCLLNFAEYEISEIIFDDAESFIEAQIQQKTPIENFISLGD, from the coding sequence ATGATAAAAATTTACAATGAAAATAGGATGACACGTCGCCCATTTTTTAAAGCTCTGATTGAATATTTGGCACACCATGAGGAAACGATTTTGCGTCAGATTCATAAAGAATTTGCTGATGTGAAGAATTTGGATAGACAGTTGGACGCTTTTATTGAGTCTGGATTGATTGTACGTGCTGATAAGCGTTATTATCTAGGCTTTCATGTGTTTTCAGATAAAGATTTTACTGACAGAAATCTGTCAGCACTGACAGAAAGTCTGTCAACGAGAAATGTGTTCACAGAACCGTTTTTTGTGGAAACTGATAGTGAAATTGCAACAAATTTGGATTTGTCATGGAAAATTCAAACCTTATCAAACAGGACTAATAAGGTAAAATTGAATTTTGCTAGTCGTTATAATCTACAAACCGCAACATTGGCAAATTATTTTTATAAAGTGGCTGAGCAATTGTCATTGACGGATTTTGAAAAAGAAATCTATCAGATAATGGGTGATGTAGATTTAGAATATGCGCTCAAATACATGACGACATTTCTTTTGAAATTCATGCGAAAAGAGGTCGTTAAGACAAAAGATGATATTTTTGTTCAAGTGCTTGAGAAATACGAAATGATTGAAAAAGTTGGTGAGCACGAATACAGATGTTTGCTGAATTTTGCTGAGTATGAGATTTCGGAAATTATTTTTGATGATGCCGAAAGTTTTATTGAAGCTCAAATCCAACAAAAAACTCCAATAGAAAATTTTATTTCGTTGGGAGATTAA